One genomic segment of Bradyrhizobium prioriisuperbiae includes these proteins:
- a CDS encoding tripartite tricarboxylate transporter substrate binding protein, translating to MNRLGVAIALVASLFMSGASAQKSDPDYPSRLVKIIVPFGAGGPADVTARLIGKALQERFKQPFVIENRTGAGGVIGTLEVAKSPADGYTLLMMSNTQTANETLLPNRGYELMRDFVPVAPVNSSDLVIVVSPAVGAKTLQEFIALAKQQPGKLNYASSGQGTPYHMAGELFKAMTGTNIVHVPHRNSGEARNNVIGGQVEMMIDAITTMAPNINAGQVRALATTGKARPAVLPDVPTVAEAGVPGYEATIWLGVMAPAGTPPGIVEKLNVAINDAVAQPEIKALWAAQGAEPMSMSTSEFDKYLRGDITKWGDVGKRFVEKTQ from the coding sequence ATGAATCGGTTGGGTGTTGCGATCGCTCTGGTCGCGAGTCTTTTTATGTCCGGCGCCAGCGCCCAAAAGAGCGATCCGGATTATCCGTCGCGGCTGGTCAAGATCATCGTGCCGTTCGGCGCCGGCGGACCGGCCGACGTGACGGCGCGGTTGATCGGCAAGGCGCTGCAGGAACGCTTCAAGCAGCCGTTCGTGATCGAGAACCGGACGGGTGCGGGCGGGGTGATCGGCACCCTCGAAGTCGCGAAGTCCCCGGCGGATGGCTACACCCTGCTGATGATGTCCAACACCCAGACCGCGAACGAGACGTTGCTGCCGAACCGGGGGTATGAGCTGATGCGGGACTTCGTCCCGGTGGCGCCGGTGAATTCGTCGGATCTGGTGATCGTGGTCAGTCCGGCGGTTGGCGCCAAGACGCTGCAGGAGTTCATCGCCCTTGCCAAGCAGCAGCCGGGCAAGCTCAACTATGCGTCGTCCGGCCAGGGCACGCCGTATCACATGGCGGGCGAGCTGTTCAAAGCCATGACCGGGACCAATATCGTCCATGTGCCGCACCGGAACAGCGGCGAAGCGCGCAACAATGTGATCGGCGGTCAGGTCGAGATGATGATCGACGCCATCACCACCATGGCGCCCAACATCAATGCCGGGCAGGTGAGGGCGCTGGCCACCACCGGCAAGGCGCGGCCGGCGGTGCTGCCTGATGTCCCGACGGTTGCGGAAGCGGGCGTTCCCGGCTACGAGGCGACCATCTGGCTCGGCGTCATGGCGCCGGCGGGAACGCCACCGGGCATTGTCGAGAAGCTGAATGTGGCCATCAACGATGCGGTCGCGCAGCCTGAGATCAAGGCGCTGTGGGCGGCGCAAGGCGCCGAGCCGATGTCCATGAGCACGTCGGAGTTCGACAAGTATCTCCGCGGCGATATCACCAAATGGGGCGACGTCGGCAAACGTTTTGTCGAGAAAACACAATAA
- a CDS encoding Zn-dependent hydrolase has product MAKNTSNLQIDSARLWGTIHDTAKFGATPKGGVRRLTLGPEDKQVRDWFRTACEAAGCEVHIDALGSMFGIRRGRDMSKAPIGLGSHLDTQPTGGKYDGILGTLAALEVVRTLNDAGIETETPLCIVNWTNEEGSRFQPAMMASAAYAGDFTTDDILSRTDAEGVSVGQALDSIGYRGAEPVGQIKLSSFVELHIEQGPILEAENKTIGVVDHGQGIIWYNGTMTGFASHAGSTPMPLRRDALATFSEVVLAVEKLARDHGPNAVGTIGEVVVANPSRNVIAGDLTFTMEFRSSDEATLAKLDRALHPVVAEIAARRKVAIDLDTLWRKEPTHFNADVIKAVETATNMLGYSNRRVTSGAGHDACNMNGVMPTAMIFVPCKDGVSHNELEDATQPDCTAGANVLLHTVLSLAGVAQ; this is encoded by the coding sequence ATGGCCAAAAATACCTCGAATCTCCAGATCGATTCCGCCCGGCTCTGGGGCACCATTCACGATACCGCGAAGTTCGGTGCGACACCCAAAGGCGGCGTCCGGCGGCTGACGCTCGGGCCCGAGGACAAGCAGGTGCGGGACTGGTTTCGGACCGCCTGCGAGGCGGCCGGCTGCGAGGTCCATATCGATGCGCTGGGCAGCATGTTCGGCATTCGCCGGGGGCGCGACATGTCGAAGGCCCCGATCGGTCTCGGCTCGCATCTCGACACCCAGCCGACCGGCGGCAAGTATGACGGCATTCTCGGCACGCTTGCGGCCCTCGAAGTTGTGCGCACGCTGAACGACGCCGGGATCGAGACCGAAACTCCGCTCTGCATTGTCAACTGGACCAATGAAGAGGGCTCGCGCTTCCAGCCCGCAATGATGGCCTCCGCCGCCTATGCCGGCGACTTCACCACCGACGACATCCTGAGCCGGACCGACGCCGAGGGTGTCAGCGTCGGCCAGGCGCTCGACAGCATCGGCTATCGCGGCGCCGAGCCGGTCGGGCAGATCAAGCTGAGCTCGTTCGTCGAGCTGCACATCGAACAGGGACCGATTCTGGAAGCGGAGAACAAGACCATCGGCGTCGTCGACCACGGCCAGGGCATCATCTGGTACAACGGGACCATGACCGGCTTTGCCAGCCATGCCGGCTCGACCCCCATGCCGCTGCGGCGCGATGCGCTGGCGACCTTCTCGGAGGTCGTGCTGGCGGTGGAGAAGCTTGCCAGGGATCACGGCCCCAACGCGGTGGGAACGATCGGGGAAGTCGTGGTCGCCAATCCCTCGCGCAATGTGATCGCCGGCGACCTCACCTTCACGATGGAATTTCGCAGCTCCGATGAAGCCACGCTGGCCAAGCTCGACCGCGCGCTGCATCCCGTGGTCGCGGAGATCGCCGCACGCCGCAAGGTGGCGATCGACCTCGACACGCTCTGGCGCAAGGAGCCGACCCATTTCAATGCAGATGTGATCAAGGCTGTGGAGACGGCGACCAACATGCTGGGCTATTCCAACCGCCGCGTGACGTCGGGCGCCGGACACGATGCCTGCAACATGAACGGTGTGATGCCGACCGCCATGATCTTCGTGCCGTGCAAGGACGGTGTCAGCCACAACGAACTCGAGGATGCCACGCAGCCGGACTGTACCGCCGGCGCCAACGTGCTGTTGCACACGGTGCTGTCGCTGGCCGGCGTCGCGCAATAG
- a CDS encoding alcohol dehydrogenase yields MRAYAVKLFCEPISEIEVANPQPKGTEVVIDVTRCGVCHSDLHLQEGFYDLGGGKKLSLADRGVTPPVVLGHEVLGRLVAKGPDAPVSDDMIGKTFVVYPWLGCGTCEICQRGEENLCAKPCSIGVHRAGGYAEQCLVPHPRYLVDVTGIDPTLAATYACSGLTAFSALKKINIALDRDWLLILGVGGVGLSGLEIARGLGYKNIAVADIDPAKRELALASGASLVVDPRDSDALATLQAKTGGIAAAIDFVGAHATAEFGIAAIRKAGTYVVVGLFGGDITLSIPLLVLRAINLRGSYVGNLGELKELIDLVKQGRVRAMPVEAVPMAQANAALDRLRAGKVKGRLVLERA; encoded by the coding sequence ATGCGCGCTTATGCCGTGAAACTGTTCTGTGAGCCGATCTCCGAGATCGAGGTGGCCAATCCGCAGCCGAAAGGCACCGAGGTCGTCATCGACGTCACGCGGTGTGGCGTCTGCCACAGCGACCTGCATCTGCAGGAGGGGTTTTACGATCTCGGTGGCGGCAAGAAGCTGAGTCTCGCCGATCGCGGCGTGACGCCGCCGGTTGTGCTGGGACATGAAGTGCTTGGGCGGCTCGTCGCCAAGGGACCGGATGCGCCTGTCAGCGACGACATGATCGGCAAGACCTTCGTGGTCTATCCCTGGCTCGGCTGCGGCACCTGCGAGATCTGCCAGCGCGGCGAGGAGAATCTTTGCGCCAAGCCGTGTTCGATCGGCGTGCATCGCGCCGGTGGTTATGCCGAACAATGCCTGGTGCCGCACCCCCGTTATCTGGTCGACGTCACCGGCATCGATCCGACGCTCGCGGCCACCTACGCCTGTTCGGGATTGACGGCATTTAGCGCGCTGAAAAAGATCAACATCGCGCTTGATCGCGACTGGCTGCTAATCCTCGGGGTCGGCGGGGTCGGATTGAGCGGTCTGGAGATCGCCAGGGGCCTTGGCTACAAGAATATCGCGGTGGCCGATATCGATCCGGCCAAACGCGAGCTGGCGCTGGCATCCGGCGCAAGCCTGGTGGTGGATCCGCGTGACAGTGACGCGCTGGCGACGCTGCAGGCCAAGACCGGCGGGATTGCAGCGGCGATCGATTTTGTCGGCGCCCATGCCACCGCTGAGTTCGGTATCGCTGCGATCCGCAAGGCGGGCACCTATGTGGTGGTCGGCCTGTTCGGCGGCGATATCACATTGTCGATTCCGCTGCTGGTGCTGCGCGCCATCAATCTGCGCGGCTCCTATGTCGGCAATCTCGGCGAGCTGAAAGAGCTGATCGATCTCGTCAAGCAGGGCCGTGTCCGCGCCATGCCGGTCGAAGCGGTGCCGATGGCGCAGGCCAATGCGGCTCTGGATCGGCTGCGCGCCGGCAAGGTCAAGGGACGGCTGGTGCTCGAGCGCGCCTGA
- a CDS encoding VOC family protein: MSVVVTALDHLVINVRDVEIAADWYQRVLGMERRDFDPGQGKAKRTSVSFGAQKINLRPVSADKVEWFTADHEAAGSDDLCFLTTASPDEVVRHLKSCDVAIEQGPVAKQGARGVLASVYCRDPDGSLIEISSYSDR, translated from the coding sequence ATGAGCGTCGTCGTCACAGCCCTCGACCATCTGGTCATCAATGTCAGGGATGTCGAGATTGCCGCGGACTGGTATCAGCGCGTGCTCGGCATGGAGCGCCGGGATTTCGATCCTGGGCAGGGCAAGGCGAAGCGCACTTCGGTGTCGTTCGGTGCTCAGAAAATCAATCTGCGTCCGGTATCGGCGGACAAGGTCGAGTGGTTCACCGCCGACCATGAAGCCGCTGGCAGCGACGACCTGTGTTTTCTGACCACGGCCTCGCCCGACGAGGTGGTGCGCCATCTGAAAAGCTGCGACGTGGCGATCGAGCAGGGGCCGGTCGCCAAGCAGGGTGCCCGCGGCGTTCTGGCATCGGTGTATTGCCGCGATCCCGATGGCAGTCTGATCGAAATCTCGTCATACTCCGATCGATGA
- a CDS encoding DUF3297 family protein, giving the protein MSDQLPDRLSVDPKSPHYNAQVLERDIGVRFKGVEKDNVEEYCVSEGWVRVPVGTSKDRHGNPLTMKLSGSVEPYFRDQQA; this is encoded by the coding sequence ATGAGCGACCAATTGCCCGACCGCCTGTCCGTCGACCCCAAAAGCCCACACTACAATGCGCAAGTGCTCGAGCGTGACATCGGTGTTCGCTTCAAGGGCGTCGAAAAGGACAATGTCGAGGAATATTGCGTCAGCGAGGGCTGGGTGCGCGTTCCGGTGGGCACGTCGAAGGACCGGCATGGCAATCCCCTGACCATGAAACTGAGCGGATCCGTCGAACCTTATTTCCGCGACCAGCAGGCCTGA
- a CDS encoding SDR family oxidoreductase: MKLFIFGLGYSAHYVAQHLAAGGAQVVGTVRTQAKADLVAQSGASARVFAGGGRDAALAFDLAESDAVLISVPPDGQEDPVLRAYADDLAKASRLRWIGYLSTVGVYGDHEGAWVDETTVPTPTDGRSRNRLVVEQQWLALGQAHRIPVQIFRLSGIYGPGRNQLVQLAEGKARRIIKPGQVFNRIHVDDIAQMVAASLNKPRSGAIYNGADNEPAPPQDVVSFAAALCGVEPPPEIAFEDAELTPMGRSFFMETKRVRNRLLLDELGVTLRYPTYREGLTALRAAGDGPA, encoded by the coding sequence ATGAAGCTTTTCATTTTCGGACTGGGATATTCCGCACACTACGTCGCCCAGCATCTTGCGGCCGGCGGCGCGCAAGTCGTGGGGACAGTACGTACGCAGGCGAAGGCCGATCTTGTCGCGCAGTCCGGTGCTTCAGCACGCGTGTTTGCGGGGGGCGGCCGCGATGCAGCCCTTGCCTTTGACCTGGCTGAGAGTGACGCCGTTTTGATATCCGTGCCGCCGGATGGGCAGGAGGATCCGGTGCTCAGGGCCTATGCGGACGATCTGGCGAAGGCATCCCGGCTGCGCTGGATCGGTTACCTGTCGACGGTCGGCGTCTATGGCGATCACGAGGGGGCATGGGTCGATGAAACGACGGTGCCGACGCCAACGGACGGTCGCTCTCGCAATCGGCTCGTGGTGGAACAGCAGTGGCTTGCCTTGGGTCAAGCGCATCGCATTCCCGTGCAGATCTTTCGGCTCTCCGGCATTTATGGCCCAGGACGTAATCAGCTGGTTCAATTGGCGGAGGGCAAGGCGCGGCGGATCATCAAGCCGGGCCAGGTCTTCAACCGGATTCATGTCGATGATATCGCGCAGATGGTTGCGGCATCGCTCAATAAGCCTCGGTCCGGCGCGATCTATAACGGAGCGGACAACGAGCCTGCACCGCCGCAGGACGTGGTGTCGTTCGCCGCGGCCTTGTGTGGGGTGGAACCGCCGCCGGAGATTGCGTTCGAAGACGCGGAACTGACACCGATGGGCCGCAGTTTTTTCATGGAGACCAAGCGGGTCCGCAACCGGCTGCTGCTCGACGAGCTCGGGGTGACCCTGCGCTATCCGACCTATCGCGAGGGATTGACCGCGCTACGGGCCGCGGGTGACGGGCCGGCCTGA
- the galE gene encoding UDP-glucose 4-epimerase GalE encodes MNDRPSVLVTGGAGYIGSHCCKALFEAGYNPVCYDNLSTGHRDYIKWGPFVAGDIRDAAKVTATLRTHDVVAVMHFAAFSLVGESVADPQKYYLNNLAGTLALLQGMREAGCFRFILSSTGAVYGNAGRELINETDRCEPINPYGTSKWMIERVLSDYRDAYGFGAFCLRYFNASGADVSGVIGEQRDPETHLIPRAMMALQGHVPDFSIFGDDYDTPDGTAVRDYIHVTDLAAAHVLALKLLMQGHRGGSFNLGTGHGFSVRQILAAIAQETGREVPQVMKPRRAGDPAMLVANPGAARDVLSFEAAHSDLPTIIRTAWAWHRRAHPLKTAASS; translated from the coding sequence ATGAATGACAGGCCGTCAGTGCTGGTGACGGGCGGGGCGGGCTACATCGGCTCGCATTGCTGCAAGGCTTTGTTTGAGGCCGGTTACAATCCGGTCTGCTACGACAATTTGTCCACCGGACATCGCGATTACATCAAATGGGGTCCGTTCGTGGCCGGCGACATCCGCGATGCCGCCAAAGTCACCGCGACCTTGCGCACGCATGATGTCGTTGCCGTGATGCACTTTGCCGCCTTCAGCCTTGTCGGCGAGTCGGTCGCGGACCCGCAAAAATATTATCTGAACAATCTCGCCGGCACGCTCGCTCTGCTGCAGGGCATGAGGGAGGCCGGCTGCTTCCGTTTTATCCTGTCCAGCACCGGCGCGGTCTATGGCAATGCCGGGCGCGAGCTGATCAACGAGACCGATCGCTGCGAGCCGATCAATCCCTACGGCACGTCGAAATGGATGATCGAACGCGTTCTGTCCGATTACCGCGACGCCTATGGTTTCGGCGCGTTCTGTCTTCGTTATTTCAATGCCAGCGGCGCCGATGTATCAGGCGTGATCGGCGAGCAGCGCGATCCCGAGACCCATCTGATTCCGCGTGCGATGATGGCTCTGCAAGGGCATGTGCCGGACTTTTCGATATTCGGCGACGACTACGACACTCCGGATGGGACCGCGGTCCGTGACTATATCCATGTCACCGATCTCGCCGCCGCTCACGTCCTGGCGTTGAAACTTCTGATGCAGGGACATCGTGGTGGCAGCTTCAATCTGGGAACCGGACATGGGTTTTCGGTCCGGCAGATTCTCGCGGCAATCGCGCAGGAAACCGGTCGCGAGGTGCCGCAGGTGATGAAGCCGCGGCGTGCCGGCGATCCGGCGATGCTGGTGGCGAACCCCGGCGCGGCCCGCGACGTCCTGTCGTTCGAAGCCGCTCACTCGGATCTGCCGACCATTATCCGCACCGCCTGGGCCTGGCATCGCCGGGCGCATCCGCTCAAGACGGCGGCGTCCAGCTGA
- a CDS encoding WecB/TagA/CpsF family glycosyltransferase has translation MLERRQNSIGRAATAGIPRISLGGLRLAVLGMEQTAKFMIDAAVRHKGGGRPLYLTSANGEVLARCSTDPDLDQLFRSADLISADGQPLVMASRLRTPLPLPERVATTDLFHVVAEKAVEQGLTFYMFGASEDENRAAVENVRRQHPGLKIVGHSHGFLHGQELSDKIDEINALAPDILWIALGVPREQKFVQDFSGRLDRVGVIKTSGGLFNFLSGTRARAPKWMQATGFEWVWRIAQEPRRLIWRYATTNPRAIYLLFAGEGEPASTRRH, from the coding sequence ATGCTTGAGCGACGTCAGAATTCGATCGGCCGTGCTGCAACTGCCGGCATTCCCCGCATCTCGCTCGGTGGCCTGCGGCTGGCCGTGCTCGGCATGGAACAGACTGCCAAATTCATGATTGATGCCGCCGTGCGGCACAAGGGTGGGGGGCGGCCGCTGTATCTCACCTCGGCCAATGGCGAGGTGCTGGCGCGCTGTTCCACCGATCCCGATCTGGATCAATTGTTCCGCTCCGCTGATCTGATCAGCGCGGATGGTCAGCCTTTGGTGATGGCCTCGCGCCTGCGCACGCCGCTGCCGCTGCCGGAGCGGGTCGCGACCACCGATCTGTTTCATGTCGTTGCCGAGAAGGCGGTGGAGCAGGGCCTGACATTCTACATGTTCGGGGCGAGCGAGGACGAGAACCGGGCTGCCGTTGAAAATGTTCGCCGGCAGCATCCGGGCTTGAAGATCGTCGGCCACTCCCACGGGTTTTTGCATGGCCAGGAGTTGAGCGACAAGATCGACGAGATCAATGCCCTGGCGCCGGACATCCTCTGGATCGCATTGGGCGTGCCGCGCGAGCAGAAGTTCGTCCAGGATTTCTCGGGCCGCCTCGATCGCGTCGGCGTCATCAAGACCTCCGGCGGCCTGTTTAACTTCCTGTCCGGCACCCGCGCCCGGGCGCCGAAATGGATGCAGGCGACCGGGTTCGAGTGGGTGTGGCGGATCGCGCAGGAGCCGCGGCGCCTGATCTGGCGTTATGCGACCACCAATCCGCGCGCCATCTATCTGCTGTTCGCCGGCGAAGGCGAGCCGGCCTCGACGCGCCGCCACTAA